The following coding sequences lie in one Micromonospora sp. R77 genomic window:
- a CDS encoding GNAT family N-acetyltransferase has product MSITIAPFDAADRGAIDEAYRIGAAANAADLPDFPPFCRRRFDAGIHHPMPGNAPRWALARLDGVPAGYLRLDLPQLDNTENANAELVVHPDLRRRGVGRALHEHGLRVLREDGRKRVAWMTVAALPDGVARPEAPAAFAAMTGARPVLAEVRRRLDTGRLDHAVLDALAAEARARAVGYRTVRWQGDTPEEYAADVAYLDGRLMTDAPLGDLEWEPEQVDVARLRGTERALDARGRRRYHHAVRHEESGRLVAWTLIDLGPSADWHAYQQITLVDPPHRGHRLGLLTKIDNLRYVLDHEPALRAIDTWNAAENHHMVAINEQLGFRPVDAWTDWQLTV; this is encoded by the coding sequence ATGAGCATCACGATCGCGCCGTTCGACGCCGCCGACCGGGGCGCGATCGACGAGGCGTACCGGATCGGCGCGGCGGCCAACGCCGCCGACCTGCCGGACTTCCCGCCGTTCTGCCGGCGGCGCTTCGACGCCGGGATCCACCACCCGATGCCGGGCAACGCGCCGCGCTGGGCGCTGGCCCGGCTGGACGGCGTACCGGCCGGCTATCTCCGGCTGGACCTGCCGCAGCTCGACAACACCGAGAACGCCAACGCCGAGCTGGTGGTGCATCCCGACCTGCGTCGGCGGGGCGTCGGCCGGGCCCTGCACGAGCACGGGTTGCGGGTGCTGCGCGAGGACGGCCGCAAGCGGGTGGCGTGGATGACCGTCGCGGCGCTGCCGGACGGAGTCGCCCGCCCGGAGGCGCCTGCGGCGTTCGCCGCCATGACGGGCGCCCGGCCGGTGCTCGCCGAGGTGCGCCGCCGGCTCGACACCGGCCGGCTCGACCATGCCGTACTCGACGCCCTGGCCGCGGAGGCCCGGGCGCGCGCCGTCGGCTACCGCACGGTCCGCTGGCAGGGCGACACCCCCGAGGAGTACGCCGCCGACGTGGCCTACCTCGACGGTCGGCTGATGACCGACGCGCCCCTGGGTGACCTGGAGTGGGAGCCGGAGCAGGTCGACGTGGCCCGGCTGCGGGGCACCGAGCGGGCGCTGGACGCGCGGGGCCGCCGCCGCTACCACCACGCGGTGCGGCACGAGGAGTCCGGCCGGCTGGTGGCCTGGACCCTGATCGACCTCGGTCCGAGCGCGGACTGGCACGCGTACCAGCAGATCACCCTGGTCGACCCGCCGCACCGGGGGCACCGGCTCGGCCTGCTCACCAAGATCGACAATCTGCGCTACGTGCTGGACCACGAGCCCGCCCTGCGCGCGATCGACACCTGGAACGCCGCCGAGAACCACCACATGGTGGCGATCAACGAGCAGCTCGGCTTCCGGCCGGTCGACGCCTGGACGGACTGGCAGTTGACGGTTTGA
- a CDS encoding DoxX family protein, producing the protein MSLDRLNGPALSLYRMVVGLLFLCHGLSSLLGVLGGNRGTGHAVPAGQWPGWWAALIQAVCGALVLVGLLTRPAALLASGSMAYAYFTVHQPEGLLPIRNGGEPAVLFCWAFVLIAVLGPGSWALDAVLRRSRTATAGPRPAPRSSVPA; encoded by the coding sequence ATGAGTCTCGACCGGCTGAACGGTCCGGCCCTCTCCCTGTACCGCATGGTCGTCGGCCTTCTCTTCCTCTGTCACGGCCTCTCGTCGCTGCTCGGCGTCCTGGGCGGCAACCGGGGCACCGGCCACGCGGTGCCGGCGGGGCAGTGGCCGGGCTGGTGGGCGGCGCTGATCCAGGCGGTCTGCGGTGCGCTGGTGCTCGTCGGGCTCCTCACCCGCCCCGCCGCCCTCCTCGCCTCCGGTTCCATGGCGTACGCCTATTTCACCGTGCACCAGCCCGAAGGGCTGCTGCCGATCCGCAACGGCGGCGAGCCGGCGGTCCTCTTCTGCTGGGCGTTCGTGCTGATCGCGGTCCTCGGCCCGGGCAGTTGGGCGCTGGACGCGGTGCTCCGGCGCAGCCGGACCGCCACCGCCGGCCCCCGACCGGCCCCGCGTTCCTCGGTGCCGGCCTGA
- a CDS encoding DMT family transporter: MRSRHATFPLFAVLSWGVMFPVLASALTRVDPLNLTTVRYLLATAVLVALLLLREGPGALRSGGRAVEVVVLGVLGFAGFNVLTNLALGHAAPQQIALFVATVPLVTQLVRWVRDGVRPRPALLVVSLFALLGVGLVITRGRLDGLGQFGVGGLLMIGAVLGWAVYTHGASRFADWSPLRYTTLTAVAGTVAMLVASAVADRTGVQHAPAAADLVAVAPQLAYAVLVAAVLAVLAWNTGVRRLGAADAALFMNLVPVTTFVVQTARGYRPGVVELVGAALTIAALVAANLVTRSRAVPDATRAPAPSAVTDRPAVVDPLAVAAR, translated from the coding sequence ATGCGCTCTCGTCACGCCACCTTCCCGCTCTTCGCCGTGCTCAGCTGGGGCGTCATGTTCCCCGTCCTGGCCAGCGCCCTCACCCGGGTCGACCCGCTGAACCTCACCACCGTCCGCTACCTGCTCGCCACCGCCGTCCTGGTCGCGCTCCTGCTGCTCCGGGAGGGTCCCGGCGCGTTGCGCTCCGGTGGCCGGGCGGTCGAGGTGGTGGTGCTCGGGGTGCTCGGCTTCGCCGGCTTCAACGTGCTCACCAACCTGGCCCTCGGGCACGCCGCCCCGCAGCAGATCGCCCTCTTCGTCGCCACCGTGCCGCTGGTCACCCAGCTGGTCCGCTGGGTGCGGGACGGCGTACGACCCCGGCCGGCGTTGCTGGTGGTCTCGCTCTTCGCCCTGCTCGGTGTCGGCCTGGTGATCACCCGGGGTCGGCTCGACGGGCTCGGTCAGTTCGGGGTCGGCGGGTTGTTGATGATCGGCGCGGTGCTCGGCTGGGCCGTCTACACCCACGGAGCGAGCCGGTTCGCCGACTGGTCCCCGTTGCGCTACACCACGCTGACCGCGGTCGCCGGCACCGTGGCGATGCTCGTCGCCAGCGCCGTCGCCGACCGTACCGGCGTCCAGCACGCGCCCGCCGCCGCCGACCTCGTCGCGGTCGCCCCGCAGCTGGCGTACGCCGTGCTGGTCGCCGCCGTGCTCGCGGTGCTCGCGTGGAACACCGGGGTCCGCCGGCTGGGCGCGGCGGACGCCGCGCTCTTCATGAACCTGGTCCCGGTGACCACCTTCGTGGTGCAGACCGCGCGCGGCTACCGGCCCGGCGTGGTGGAGCTGGTCGGTGCGGCCCTGACCATCGCCGCCCTGGTCGCCGCGAACCTGGTGACCCGGTCCCGCGCCGTTCCCGACGCCACACGCGCGCCTGCTCCCAGCGCCGTCACCGACCGCCCGGCGGTCGTCGACCCCCTCGCCGTGGCCGCCCGCTGA
- a CDS encoding helix-turn-helix transcriptional regulator produces MELHEPELRDVPVTAVLAALADEVRLQIVRTLAGGGEHVCGTFELGISKATRSHHLKVLREAGLTRTRVAGTSRYVRLRRDELDRLYPGLLDAVLAAPHRP; encoded by the coding sequence ATGGAGCTGCACGAGCCCGAGCTGCGCGACGTACCGGTCACCGCCGTCCTGGCGGCGTTGGCCGACGAGGTCCGGCTGCAGATCGTGCGGACCCTCGCCGGGGGTGGCGAGCACGTCTGCGGCACCTTCGAGCTGGGCATCTCCAAGGCCACCCGGAGCCACCACCTGAAGGTGCTGCGCGAGGCGGGACTGACCCGGACCCGGGTCGCCGGCACCAGCCGGTACGTCCGACTGCGCCGCGACGAACTGGACCGCCTCTATCCCGGCCTGCTCGATGCGGTCCTCGCCGCACCCCACCGCCCCTGA
- the thrC gene encoding threonine synthase, giving the protein MTSTLPAATGIDTTLSPARALVCRACSARYPLAAQHACYECFGPLEVDYDTAALATVTRAQIEAGPNSIWRYAALLPAGQDPATRVTVDPGLTPLVAAPNLAAELGLTGPLWVKDDSANPTHSFKDRVVSVALTAARALGFTRYACASTGNLANSVAAHAARAGVPSVVFIPSDLEQGKVVTTAVYGGELVAIDGSYDDVNRLCGELVETDEFEDTAFVNVNVRPYYAEGSKTLGYEVAEQLGWRIPAQVVIPMASGELLTKIDKAFAELVEIGLVEAPAGGWKVFGAQSAGCNPIATALHADTDTITPVKPTGIAKSLNIGDPAAGLYALEAVRRTGGWMEYADDDEIRAGIRDLARTTGVFAETAGGVTVAVLRKLVESGKLDPAAETVVFNTGEGLKTLDAVAAEVGPTHRIKPSLRAARDAGLLT; this is encoded by the coding sequence ATGACGTCGACGCTTCCCGCCGCCACCGGCATCGACACCACCCTCAGCCCGGCCCGTGCCCTGGTCTGTCGCGCCTGTTCGGCGCGCTACCCGCTCGCCGCGCAGCACGCCTGCTACGAGTGCTTCGGCCCGCTGGAGGTCGACTACGACACCGCCGCCCTGGCCACCGTCACCCGCGCCCAGATCGAGGCCGGCCCGAACAGCATCTGGCGGTACGCGGCCCTGCTGCCGGCCGGCCAGGACCCGGCCACCCGGGTGACCGTCGACCCGGGCCTCACCCCGCTGGTCGCCGCCCCGAACCTCGCCGCCGAGCTGGGCCTCACCGGTCCGCTCTGGGTGAAGGACGACAGTGCCAACCCGACCCACTCGTTCAAGGACCGGGTGGTCTCGGTGGCGCTGACCGCCGCCCGGGCGCTCGGTTTCACCCGGTACGCCTGTGCCTCCACCGGTAACCTGGCCAACTCGGTCGCCGCACACGCCGCCCGGGCCGGCGTCCCGTCGGTGGTCTTCATCCCCAGCGACCTGGAGCAGGGCAAGGTCGTCACCACCGCTGTCTACGGCGGCGAGCTGGTCGCCATCGACGGCTCGTACGACGACGTGAACCGGCTCTGCGGTGAGCTGGTGGAGACCGACGAGTTCGAGGACACCGCGTTCGTCAACGTCAACGTCCGGCCCTACTACGCGGAGGGCTCCAAGACCCTCGGGTACGAGGTGGCCGAGCAGCTCGGCTGGCGGATCCCCGCCCAGGTGGTGATCCCGATGGCCTCCGGCGAACTGCTCACGAAGATCGACAAGGCGTTCGCCGAGCTGGTCGAGATCGGCCTGGTCGAGGCGCCGGCCGGTGGCTGGAAGGTGTTCGGCGCCCAGTCGGCCGGCTGCAATCCGATCGCCACCGCGCTGCACGCGGACACCGACACCATCACCCCGGTCAAGCCCACCGGCATCGCCAAGTCGCTGAACATCGGCGACCCGGCCGCCGGCCTCTACGCGTTGGAGGCGGTCCGCCGCACTGGCGGCTGGATGGAGTACGCCGACGACGACGAGATCCGCGCCGGCATCCGTGACCTGGCCCGTACCACCGGGGTCTTCGCGGAGACCGCAGGCGGCGTCACCGTGGCGGTCCTGCGCAAGCTGGTCGAGTCCGGAAAGCTCGACCCGGCCGCCGAGACGGTGGTCTTCAACACCGGCGAGGGCCTCAAGACCCTCGACGCGGTGGCCGCCGAGGTCGGCCCCACCCACCGCATCAAGCCCTCCCTTCGCGCCGCCCGCGACGCCGGCCTCCTCACCTGA
- a CDS encoding ABC transporter permease has translation MAGSSVGSTTDPVGPGGAAVGYRPSVTLPFRAEFRRQASRRRTQLALGFMVLLPLIILVAFQFDSGNDGDNGRNEFASLVDLATSGGLNFTLFSIFVSASFLLVVVVALFCGDTVASEASWGSLRYLLAVPVPRARLLTVKLVVALAYSALALLLLAGTALLAGTLRYGWSPLRSQVSAELAPTDGLLRLLAVLGYLAVVLLVVAGLAFLLSVTTDAALGAVGGAVLLWILSSILDQITALGALRAFLPTHYASAWLGLLSTPVQTDDVVRGTISAVSYATLFWGLAFWRFTRKDITS, from the coding sequence ATGGCGGGCTCTTCGGTCGGCTCGACGACGGACCCGGTCGGTCCGGGTGGGGCGGCGGTCGGCTACCGGCCGTCGGTGACGCTGCCGTTCCGGGCGGAGTTCCGCCGGCAGGCGTCGCGGCGGCGTACCCAGTTGGCGCTCGGGTTCATGGTGCTGCTGCCGCTGATCATCCTGGTCGCCTTCCAGTTCGACTCGGGCAACGACGGCGACAACGGGCGCAACGAGTTCGCCAGCCTGGTCGACCTGGCCACCTCGGGCGGGCTCAACTTCACCCTCTTCTCGATCTTCGTGTCGGCGTCGTTCCTGCTGGTCGTGGTGGTGGCGCTGTTCTGCGGGGACACGGTGGCCAGCGAGGCGAGCTGGGGCAGCCTGCGCTACCTGCTGGCGGTCCCGGTGCCCCGGGCCCGGCTGCTCACGGTGAAGCTGGTGGTGGCGCTCGCGTACTCGGCGCTGGCGCTGCTGCTGCTCGCCGGCACCGCCCTGCTCGCCGGCACCCTCCGGTACGGCTGGTCGCCGCTGCGCAGCCAGGTCTCCGCCGAGCTGGCCCCGACCGACGGGCTGCTCCGGCTGCTGGCGGTGCTCGGCTATCTGGCGGTCGTACTCCTGGTGGTGGCCGGCCTGGCGTTCCTGCTCTCGGTGACGACGGACGCCGCGTTGGGCGCGGTCGGCGGTGCGGTGCTGCTCTGGATCCTCTCCAGCATCCTGGACCAGATCACCGCGCTGGGCGCGCTGCGCGCCTTCCTGCCGACCCACTACGCCAGCGCCTGGCTGGGGTTGCTCTCCACCCCGGTGCAGACCGACGACGTGGTGCGCGGCACCATCTCGGCGGTCAGCTACGCCACGCTGTTCTGGGGGCTGGCCTTCTGGCGCTTCACCCGCAAGGACATCACCAGCTGA
- a CDS encoding alpha/beta fold hydrolase gives MRSPLPTARVRRALATRRRRVVAAAVVLGLAAAGVFWAARSGPPVFRTESATVTVRSGPAGDQPVDLDTTLYLPADASATRKVPAVLLAHGFGGTKESVRPDAEDLVERGYAVLTWTARGFGRSGGEIHLDNPDYEVRDAQRLLDRLAARPDIRTDAAGDPRVGVVGGSYGGGLALLLAAQDPRVDAIVPMITWNDLSRAFLPESTGKPPTEGVFKKGWAGIFFGGGGSAGSGPAGVSGGTAGQPEGAPASAGPPSPRPGGGPGTGSGRAPGGAADPSCGRFAADVCAAYLRIATTGRADQAAVDLLRRSSPAGVLDRIKAPTLLVQGEADTLFPLAEADANARGIAAAGTPVRVAWFTGGHDGGSGPTSDSDRVKFLTAQWLDHYVKGDGPAPGDGFTFSRIAGFDALDRGLVATGYRTADYPGVDGDTRREVEVTGPGQAIANPPNGNPAAISSVPFAGALGSLLDGVAGDIPGQHARFESAPLDDAVDVVGSPTVRLRAASATGEAVLFVKLYDVDPQGAATLPDGLVAPVRLTGLPRTVDAAQPVTVTLPAIVRRVEAGHRLRIVVATADQAYAGPAEPAVYTVAAAGPLTVPTVDGEPIPTTATVWRWVLVGLLAAIAVGLVVVVLLARRRRGRQDSSVHPEYAGIPLAVRQLRKEYADGFVAVSNVDFEVHPGQVVGLLGPNGAGKTTTLRVLMGLTQPTAGEIYVFGHRLVPGSPVLSRIGALVEGPGFLPHLSGLDNLKAYWRATGRPWDDAHFDQALEIAGLGDSVHRRTKNYSHGMRQRLAIAQAMLGLPELLVLDEPTDGLDPPQIAEMRRVLQRYATDGRAVLVSSHLLAEVEQTCTHAVVVNKGRIVASGPVEEIVGESPSVLFEVSDPDAARTVLDRLHGVRVLPDGDGGLVVDTNGTPRSDVVAELVRAGIGVDRVVPRRRLEDAFLALVGENSRGSGDR, from the coding sequence ATGAGATCACCGCTGCCGACCGCGCGGGTCCGGCGTGCCCTCGCCACCCGCCGACGCCGTGTCGTCGCCGCGGCGGTCGTGCTCGGTCTGGCCGCCGCCGGCGTGTTCTGGGCGGCCCGGTCCGGACCGCCGGTCTTCCGGACCGAGTCGGCGACGGTGACCGTGCGCTCCGGACCGGCCGGCGACCAGCCGGTCGACCTGGACACCACGCTCTATCTGCCGGCGGACGCCTCGGCCACGCGCAAGGTGCCCGCGGTGCTGCTGGCGCACGGCTTCGGCGGCACCAAGGAGTCGGTCCGTCCCGACGCGGAGGACCTGGTCGAGCGCGGCTACGCGGTGCTGACCTGGACCGCCCGGGGCTTCGGCCGCAGCGGCGGCGAGATCCACCTGGACAACCCCGACTACGAGGTACGGGACGCCCAGCGCCTGCTCGACCGGCTGGCCGCCCGCCCGGACATCCGCACCGACGCCGCCGGTGACCCCCGGGTCGGTGTGGTCGGCGGCTCGTACGGCGGTGGCCTGGCCCTGCTGCTCGCCGCCCAGGACCCCCGGGTCGACGCGATCGTCCCGATGATCACCTGGAACGACCTCTCCCGGGCCTTCCTGCCGGAGAGCACCGGGAAGCCGCCCACCGAGGGCGTGTTCAAGAAGGGCTGGGCCGGGATCTTCTTCGGGGGCGGCGGCAGCGCCGGCTCCGGTCCGGCCGGCGTCTCCGGCGGCACGGCCGGTCAGCCGGAGGGCGCCCCGGCGTCGGCCGGCCCGCCCAGCCCCCGGCCCGGCGGGGGCCCCGGCACCGGCTCCGGCCGCGCCCCCGGTGGCGCCGCCGACCCGTCCTGCGGCCGGTTCGCCGCCGACGTCTGCGCCGCCTACCTGCGGATCGCCACCACCGGACGGGCCGACCAGGCGGCGGTGGACCTGCTGCGCCGTTCGTCGCCGGCCGGCGTGCTGGACCGGATCAAGGCGCCCACCCTGCTGGTGCAGGGGGAGGCCGACACCCTCTTCCCGCTCGCCGAGGCGGACGCCAACGCCCGGGGCATCGCCGCCGCCGGTACGCCGGTGCGGGTCGCCTGGTTCACCGGCGGCCACGACGGCGGCTCGGGCCCGACCTCCGACTCCGACCGGGTGAAGTTCCTGACCGCGCAGTGGCTCGACCACTACGTCAAGGGCGACGGCCCGGCACCCGGCGACGGGTTCACCTTCTCCCGGATCGCCGGCTTCGACGCGCTCGACCGGGGCCTGGTCGCCACCGGCTACCGCACCGCCGACTATCCCGGCGTCGACGGGGACACCCGGCGCGAGGTCGAGGTGACCGGCCCGGGCCAGGCGATCGCGAACCCGCCCAACGGCAACCCGGCGGCCATCTCGTCGGTGCCCTTCGCCGGGGCGCTCGGCTCGCTGCTCGACGGGGTGGCCGGCGACATCCCCGGCCAGCACGCCCGCTTCGAGTCCGCGCCGCTGGACGACGCGGTCGACGTGGTGGGCTCCCCGACGGTCCGGCTCCGCGCCGCGTCGGCGACCGGCGAGGCGGTGCTCTTCGTCAAGCTCTACGACGTCGACCCGCAGGGCGCCGCCACGCTCCCCGACGGCCTGGTCGCGCCGGTCCGGCTGACCGGCCTGCCGAGGACCGTCGACGCCGCCCAGCCGGTCACGGTGACCCTGCCGGCGATCGTCCGCCGGGTCGAGGCCGGGCACCGGCTGCGAATCGTGGTGGCCACCGCCGACCAGGCGTACGCCGGCCCCGCCGAGCCGGCCGTCTACACGGTCGCCGCCGCCGGGCCGCTGACCGTGCCGACGGTCGACGGCGAGCCGATCCCCACCACCGCCACCGTCTGGCGCTGGGTGCTGGTCGGGCTGCTCGCCGCGATCGCGGTCGGGCTCGTCGTGGTCGTCCTGCTCGCCCGCCGCCGGCGTGGCCGCCAGGACAGCTCCGTGCACCCGGAGTACGCGGGCATCCCGCTCGCGGTCCGCCAACTCCGCAAGGAGTACGCCGACGGCTTCGTCGCCGTCTCGAACGTGGACTTCGAGGTGCACCCCGGTCAGGTGGTGGGCCTGCTCGGCCCGAACGGCGCCGGCAAGACCACCACGCTGCGGGTGCTGATGGGGCTGACCCAGCCGACGGCCGGGGAGATCTATGTCTTCGGGCACCGGCTGGTGCCGGGCTCGCCGGTGCTGTCCCGGATCGGCGCGCTGGTGGAGGGGCCGGGCTTCCTGCCGCACCTGTCCGGGCTGGACAACCTGAAGGCGTACTGGCGGGCGACCGGGCGGCCCTGGGACGACGCGCACTTCGACCAGGCGCTGGAGATTGCCGGTCTGGGCGACTCGGTGCACCGGCGGACGAAGAACTACAGCCACGGCATGCGCCAGCGGCTGGCCATCGCCCAGGCCATGCTCGGCCTGCCCGAGCTGCTGGTGCTGGACGAGCCGACGGACGGCCTGGACCCGCCGCAGATCGCCGAGATGCGCCGGGTGCTCCAGCGGTACGCCACCGACGGCCGGGCGGTGCTGGTCTCCAGCCACCTGCTGGCCGAGGTGGAGCAGACCTGCACCCACGCGGTGGTGGTGAACAAGGGGCGGATCGTGGCGTCCGGCCCGGTCGAGGAGATCGTCGGTGAGTCGCCGAGCGTGCTCTTCGAGGTCTCCGACCCGGACGCCGCCCGGACGGTGCTGGACCGGCTGCACGGCGTCCGGGTGCTGCCCGACGGCGACGGCGGCCTGGTGGTGGACACCAACGGCACGCCACGCAGCGACGTGGTGGCGGAGCTGGTACGGGCCGGCATCGGGGTGGACCGGGTGGTGCCGAGGCGCCGCCTGGAGGACGCGTTCCTCGCCCTGGTGGGCGAGAACTCTCGGGGAAGCGGTGACCGGTGA